One genomic segment of Acinetobacter oleivorans DR1 includes these proteins:
- a CDS encoding protein adenylyltransferase SelO: MQFNPLYPSLPSKLFHIQQPSPLRGAKAGHFNAALANELQWSEDEKNAWVEICSGQLTFSEFPSLAMVYAGHQFGQWAGQLGDGRGLLIAQILNTKGQTIDLHLKGAGPTPYSRMGDGRAVLRSVVREYLAGHALNALGVASSHAVGFTTSTQGVQREKLELGAMLLRTSECHIRLGHFEWINQYAPELLSEFTQKCIEWYYPECLETENPILSFAKKVIERTAIMIAKWQLVGFAHGVMNTDNLNITGSTLDFGPYGFMERFRPNWINNHSDYQGRYTYQNQPSIGHWNLWTWLNNLIPLAEPEQKDQFKEELARCLEQFEPTFIEHYTTGLCQKMGLPHFHKDSLDCSFAFLRILQTEQLDYTQSFIRLQNKEYKTLRDDCLDIRQFDEFLSQYQSIREHQDTDELDVKMQQANPIYILRNHMAQRAIEAAERDDFSEVDRLFKLLDQPYTRQPELEQPQDLGPLPSDVPDVAVSCSS; this comes from the coding sequence ATGCAATTTAATCCGCTCTACCCTTCACTTCCTTCTAAATTATTCCATATTCAGCAGCCATCTCCTTTGCGTGGTGCAAAAGCAGGCCATTTCAACGCCGCTTTGGCAAATGAACTGCAATGGTCAGAAGACGAAAAAAATGCATGGGTTGAAATCTGTAGCGGACAGCTTACTTTCTCTGAATTCCCTTCTCTGGCGATGGTCTATGCTGGCCACCAATTTGGACAATGGGCAGGACAACTCGGTGATGGTCGTGGCTTACTGATTGCACAAATACTCAATACAAAGGGTCAAACCATCGACCTACATCTCAAAGGTGCAGGTCCGACACCCTACTCAAGAATGGGAGATGGACGTGCAGTGCTGCGTTCCGTTGTCCGCGAATATTTGGCTGGACATGCTTTAAATGCCTTAGGCGTCGCTTCTAGTCACGCGGTAGGTTTTACCACCTCTACTCAAGGGGTACAGCGCGAAAAATTAGAGTTAGGCGCAATGCTGCTCAGAACATCTGAATGTCATATCCGTTTAGGACATTTTGAATGGATCAATCAATACGCTCCAGAGTTACTGTCAGAATTTACTCAAAAATGTATTGAATGGTATTATCCTGAGTGTCTAGAAACTGAGAATCCTATTTTATCCTTTGCCAAAAAGGTAATTGAGCGGACTGCAATCATGATTGCGAAATGGCAATTGGTTGGATTTGCTCATGGCGTGATGAATACCGATAACTTAAATATTACTGGTTCAACACTCGATTTTGGTCCATATGGTTTTATGGAACGCTTCCGCCCGAACTGGATTAATAACCACTCAGATTACCAAGGTCGTTATACTTATCAAAATCAGCCAAGCATAGGCCATTGGAATTTATGGACGTGGTTAAACAACTTGATTCCACTTGCTGAACCTGAACAAAAGGATCAGTTCAAAGAAGAGTTAGCGCGTTGCTTAGAACAATTTGAACCGACTTTTATTGAACATTACACAACTGGTTTATGTCAAAAAATGGGACTTCCCCATTTTCATAAAGACAGTCTTGATTGTAGTTTTGCGTTTTTAAGAATCTTACAAACTGAACAACTCGATTACACTCAGAGCTTTATCCGACTTCAAAATAAAGAATATAAAACTCTACGAGATGATTGCCTTGATATTCGACAGTTTGATGAGTTTCTTAGCCAATATCAAAGTATTCGTGAACATCAAGATACCGATGAACTTGATGTAAAGATGCAGCAAGCAAATCCGATTTATATTTTACGTAATCATATGGCTCAGCGTGCTATTGAAGCTGCGGAACGTGATGATTTTAGCGAAGTAGACCGTTTATTTAAGCTGCTTGATCAGCCATATACAAGACAACCAGAGCTCGAACAGCCACAAGATTTAGGTCCGTTACCAAGTGATGTACCAGACGTAGCAGTCAGCTGTTCTTCTTAA
- a CDS encoding response regulator translates to MKHVMLVEDEVELAHLVRDYLEAAGFEVSMFHDGQDAYASFQQRKPNLMVLDLMVPRMDGLTICRKVREQSDLPIIMVTARTEEIDRVLGLNMGADDYVCKPFSPKELVARVQAVLRRLERKAEPEQNDSFRIDKAQQRIWYQQKSLSLTPTEFRLLELFLEHVGQVYSRAQLLDHINPDSFDVADRVIDSHIKNLRRKISEAAETGNRHEWIQAVYGVGYRFEYPEE, encoded by the coding sequence ATGAAACATGTGATGTTGGTTGAAGATGAAGTCGAATTAGCGCATTTAGTGCGTGATTATCTTGAAGCTGCCGGTTTTGAAGTAAGTATGTTTCATGATGGTCAAGATGCTTATGCGAGTTTCCAGCAACGTAAACCTAATTTAATGGTTCTGGACTTAATGGTTCCACGAATGGATGGTTTGACCATTTGCCGTAAAGTTCGTGAACAATCAGATTTACCGATTATTATGGTCACTGCCCGTACCGAAGAAATTGACCGTGTATTAGGTCTGAATATGGGCGCTGATGATTATGTATGTAAGCCATTTAGCCCAAAAGAACTTGTTGCTCGTGTACAGGCAGTTTTACGCCGTTTAGAGCGGAAGGCAGAGCCTGAACAAAATGATTCTTTCCGAATTGATAAAGCTCAGCAAAGAATTTGGTATCAACAAAAATCGTTGAGCTTAACGCCAACCGAATTTCGCTTACTTGAGCTATTTTTAGAGCATGTAGGGCAAGTGTATTCACGTGCACAATTATTGGATCATATTAATCCAGATAGTTTTGACGTTGCTGATCGTGTAATTGACAGCCATATCAAAAACTTGCGCCGAAAAATTAGTGAAGCGGCTGAAACTGGTAACCGTCATGAATGGATTCAAGCTGTTTATGGTGTAGGTTACCGCTTCGAATATCCTGAAGAGTAA
- a CDS encoding L,D-transpeptidase family protein, whose protein sequence is MKIRPIIICTLLIVPLGITFYKYEKYLPTFTPSHQALSREEISDLIKTKPVTSIEVFKSQRILLLKSNQDVIRRYPIRLGLNPKGHKHFENDGKTPEGIYSIDWRNSQSVFYKSLHISYPDMKDIAYAKQHNQPTGGDIMIHGSVPKSFLSMPFSSTYMPHKDWTLGCIAVRNTDIDEIWQFVPNHTKIIIYP, encoded by the coding sequence ATGAAAATTAGACCTATCATTATTTGTACACTACTTATAGTTCCACTCGGAATCACTTTTTATAAATATGAAAAATATTTACCGACTTTTACGCCAAGCCATCAAGCGCTTTCACGCGAAGAGATTTCGGATCTAATCAAGACCAAGCCTGTCACCTCAATTGAAGTATTTAAAAGTCAACGCATACTTCTGCTCAAGAGTAATCAGGACGTGATTCGTCGTTATCCTATTCGTCTTGGCCTTAATCCCAAAGGACATAAACATTTTGAAAATGATGGAAAAACACCGGAGGGGATCTATTCTATAGATTGGCGCAATTCACAAAGTGTTTTCTATAAATCATTGCATATTTCCTATCCCGATATGAAAGATATTGCTTATGCCAAGCAACATAATCAACCAACAGGTGGAGATATCATGATTCATGGATCAGTTCCAAAATCCTTTTTATCTATGCCTTTTAGCTCGACTTATATGCCCCATAAAGATTGGACATTAGGATGTATTGCGGTTAGAAATACAGATATAGATGAGATTTGGCAATTCGTACCAAATCATACGAAGATTATTATTTATCCATAA
- a CDS encoding phosphoribosylanthranilate isomerase yields the protein MSPSNQKRTRAKICGITRIQDVQAVVAAGADAIGFVFFPPSPRHVTVAEVQEFTKVIPPYVQMVGLFVNASATEIQDVLDCVPLDVLQLHGDETPEQCQEIARHCKRRWYKAIQVKPDLDVIAEIQKYQAAGASAVLLDAWHPELKGGTGHQFDWSKFPKLDIPLILAGGLTPDNVIDAIHTTGAFAVDVSGGVESAKGIKDQQLIERFMQGVQRGSAKQCD from the coding sequence ATGAGCCCATCAAACCAAAAACGTACACGCGCAAAAATCTGTGGAATTACTCGCATTCAAGATGTTCAGGCAGTTGTTGCTGCTGGAGCAGATGCGATCGGTTTTGTTTTTTTTCCGCCAAGTCCAAGACACGTGACAGTTGCAGAGGTTCAAGAATTTACAAAAGTAATTCCACCTTATGTACAAATGGTTGGTTTGTTTGTGAATGCAAGTGCCACTGAAATTCAGGATGTACTTGATTGTGTTCCCCTAGATGTATTACAACTACATGGCGATGAAACTCCAGAACAATGTCAGGAAATAGCTCGCCATTGTAAACGTCGCTGGTATAAAGCGATTCAGGTTAAACCTGATTTAGATGTAATTGCTGAAATTCAAAAATATCAGGCGGCTGGTGCCAGTGCTGTATTGCTCGATGCGTGGCATCCTGAGCTTAAAGGGGGCACAGGGCATCAGTTTGACTGGTCTAAATTCCCAAAACTTGATATTCCTTTAATCTTGGCAGGTGGTTTAACCCCTGACAATGTCATTGACGCTATTCATACTACCGGTGCTTTTGCAGTAGATGTGAGCGGAGGCGTAGAATCCGCAAAAGGTATAAAAGACCAACAACTCATTGAACGATTTATGCAAGGAGTCCAACGTGGATCAGCAAAACAATGTGATTGA
- a CDS encoding META domain-containing protein, with protein MNVQRLKKKNSIDIARKLSLKCILVTISLVLAACQSAPDQNTKKVQTKKTVHHVQSLVVKKRVSADGIQDIDWQITQISGHKAKFFTQWPTLSLNSAIKTVSGHTGCNAVFGRYTFDFSQQKLDMQVNAGHLSCDGALAQEAELVDALQRIQRFQLVGNTLYLLDQSGQRLIQAQKK; from the coding sequence ATGAACGTACAACGATTGAAAAAAAAGAACAGCATTGATATTGCAAGGAAATTATCATTGAAGTGTATCTTGGTCACAATCAGTCTTGTATTAGCCGCATGTCAAAGTGCACCCGATCAAAATACAAAAAAAGTTCAAACAAAAAAAACAGTTCATCATGTTCAATCGCTTGTTGTAAAAAAGAGAGTGAGTGCTGATGGCATTCAAGATATTGATTGGCAGATTACTCAGATCAGTGGTCATAAGGCAAAATTCTTTACACAGTGGCCGACGCTCTCTTTAAATTCTGCTATCAAAACAGTATCAGGCCATACTGGATGTAACGCAGTTTTTGGTCGTTATACATTTGATTTTAGTCAGCAAAAACTTGACATGCAGGTAAATGCAGGACATTTAAGCTGTGATGGTGCTTTGGCTCAAGAGGCAGAGCTAGTGGATGCTTTGCAACGTATTCAACGCTTCCAACTCGTAGGTAATACGCTATATCTGCTTGATCAGAGTGGACAACGCCTTATTCAGGCACAAAAGAAATAA
- a CDS encoding glycerophosphodiester phosphodiesterase, translated as MRIIGHRGARKEAPENTLGGFQHIKNLGIRGVEFDIRQLQDEELVVIHDDNFLRTAGVDQIVEQSTLAQALSFDHRQNWPDWPSSEPTPTLTGVLNLLDNFDHIEVEVKAVRDMAFAEKLVEKLESELQGFKNVVTITSFDLQILTALRDINSQFKRGLLVELPVGATAIELAHQYGCCHIGWHDQLATDEMIQLSRQADLNISVWTVNDVERAKRLRDLDVQGLITDIPTTMLQAL; from the coding sequence ATGCGCATTATTGGTCATCGTGGTGCACGCAAAGAAGCTCCTGAAAATACACTAGGTGGGTTTCAGCACATAAAAAATTTAGGTATTCGTGGTGTCGAATTTGATATTCGTCAGCTTCAAGACGAAGAGTTGGTCGTGATCCATGATGATAATTTTTTACGTACAGCTGGAGTCGATCAAATTGTTGAGCAATCTACTTTGGCTCAAGCCCTGTCATTTGATCATCGTCAAAACTGGCCTGACTGGCCAAGTTCAGAGCCAACACCAACTCTCACAGGCGTTTTAAACCTGCTTGATAACTTCGATCATATTGAAGTCGAAGTGAAAGCTGTAAGAGACATGGCATTCGCAGAAAAGTTAGTTGAAAAGCTTGAGTCTGAATTGCAGGGTTTTAAGAATGTCGTAACTATTACCAGTTTTGATCTTCAAATTTTAACTGCCTTACGCGATATAAACTCTCAATTCAAACGGGGGTTGTTAGTCGAACTTCCAGTTGGAGCAACAGCAATTGAACTCGCTCATCAATATGGTTGCTGTCATATTGGCTGGCACGATCAACTCGCAACAGATGAAATGATTCAGCTTTCACGGCAGGCCGACTTAAATATTAGTGTCTGGACAGTGAATGATGTAGAAAGAGCAAAAAGACTTAGGGATTTAGATGTACAAGGGCTAATTACAGATATTCCAACCACGATGTTACAAGCTCTATAA
- the baeS gene encoding sensor histidine kinase efflux regulator BaeS, whose protein sequence is MNVLRVPIALRLFLTVLLTTLLIATASLSVLHWTMQKNFAKYVADVEMQKLDRLITNLGDVYTVYHDWGNAIQAQILQIEGTAAPDDYDRLSQWWLRRQYDIAIQQHSFDEHALINISPQVAPTNKNTIFSDEELRTLEQNLPSQYQPFEGLRFPLSANQFRPSDDKNKSKKGSLKDIETQNGKKRFIALPDRLGLSSRLSLYDARHQFVVGEPPSSDQMSFRPIILNNQVVGYLGLKPVLDKEDALSINFFSNQKRYLLLIYALTLLSSLVAALLMATYFKKPIQRLLNATNELTKGNYQHQVVIKRNDELGDLSTQLNHLAEILHQHEESRRQWVADTSHELKTPLAVLQAQIEAMQDGIRKATPEHLDAMMRQVSSLKKLTQDLADLAQADAQQLKCYLSSVNPWEVVLQEVENFKPKLEQAGLEIQVEGTNSPLLLDRDRFKQIIVNLISNSIRYTETGGKIHIHTAQTPQEWTLYVDDSPFGLNDEQLSRLGERFYRVDDSRTRSTGGTGLGLALSCKIAQALGGTLSFEHSPLGGLRCVLTFKKQS, encoded by the coding sequence TTGAACGTTCTACGTGTTCCCATTGCATTACGGTTGTTTCTGACAGTCTTGCTCACCACATTGCTTATTGCGACTGCAAGTTTGAGCGTTTTGCACTGGACAATGCAAAAGAACTTTGCCAAATATGTGGCTGACGTTGAAATGCAGAAGCTCGACCGCCTTATTACCAATCTAGGCGATGTCTATACGGTGTACCATGATTGGGGGAATGCGATTCAGGCACAGATTTTACAAATTGAAGGAACCGCTGCTCCTGACGACTACGATCGTCTCTCGCAGTGGTGGCTTCGTCGTCAATATGACATTGCCATACAACAGCATTCTTTCGATGAACATGCCCTTATTAATATTTCACCGCAAGTTGCACCGACAAATAAAAATACTATTTTTAGCGATGAAGAGTTAAGAACGCTTGAGCAAAATTTACCTTCTCAATATCAACCCTTTGAAGGATTAAGATTCCCCTTAAGCGCAAACCAATTTCGCCCAAGTGATGATAAAAATAAATCAAAGAAAGGGAGCTTAAAAGATATTGAAACTCAAAATGGTAAGAAGCGTTTTATTGCTTTGCCTGACCGTTTAGGTTTGAGTTCCCGTTTATCTTTGTATGATGCACGTCACCAGTTTGTTGTAGGTGAGCCGCCTTCTTCAGATCAGATGTCATTTCGCCCGATTATCTTAAATAATCAAGTGGTTGGATATTTAGGTTTAAAACCTGTTTTAGATAAAGAAGATGCTTTGAGTATTAATTTCTTTAGTAATCAAAAGCGCTATTTACTTTTAATTTATGCTTTAACCTTACTTTCAAGTTTAGTTGCGGCGCTCTTGATGGCGACTTATTTTAAAAAACCGATTCAGCGTTTATTAAATGCAACCAATGAATTAACGAAAGGAAACTATCAACATCAAGTTGTTATTAAACGAAATGATGAGTTGGGCGATTTATCCACCCAATTGAATCATTTGGCAGAAATTTTACATCAGCATGAAGAGTCGCGACGTCAATGGGTGGCAGATACTTCTCATGAGCTAAAAACGCCGTTGGCTGTATTACAAGCACAAATTGAAGCGATGCAAGACGGGATTCGAAAAGCAACCCCTGAACATTTAGATGCAATGATGCGTCAGGTTTCAAGCTTGAAAAAATTGACTCAAGACCTTGCAGATCTGGCACAGGCAGATGCCCAGCAGCTTAAGTGTTATTTAAGTTCTGTTAATCCGTGGGAAGTAGTATTACAGGAAGTAGAAAACTTTAAACCTAAACTTGAGCAGGCTGGTCTCGAAATTCAAGTTGAAGGAACAAATTCTCCGCTATTATTAGACCGTGATCGGTTTAAACAGATTATTGTTAATTTAATTAGTAATAGTATTCGTTACACAGAAACAGGTGGCAAAATTCATATTCATACAGCTCAAACTCCGCAGGAGTGGACTTTGTATGTTGATGACAGCCCATTTGGTTTAAACGATGAGCAGTTATCTCGTTTAGGTGAACGTTTCTATCGCGTAGATGATTCGCGTACGCGTAGTACAGGTGGAACAGGGCTAGGCTTGGCTTTGTCTTGTAAAATTGCGCAGGCGCTTGGTGGTACACTGAGTTTTGAACATTCACCGCTAGGTGGTTTACGTTGTGTGCTCACTTTTAAAAAGCAGAGTTAA
- a CDS encoding TonB-dependent receptor plug domain-containing protein, producing the protein MSKSFQPTRLVGAIAIAMGFSPVIFAEDTTNTTQLDPIVITASKSAEKASEVPARINIIEPKVLEQSPIASLPQLLQTDASINMVQSGGMGQLAEIYLRGTESDHTLVLRDGIRLNNASSGTASLAFIDTTDIKQIEVLKGPASVLYGTDAIGGVIQLVSKTPEKNRAFITGEIGENKTYKSVIGADLYEDGFYAQIRGQRLESDATKVTNQKTNSSDTASFDQKGFSTKFGVEQKDYGISVDYSHNEGSSLYDAYTFNGALLKQDFENEIINLRSRLNVTDNLELNTRLSQFKDEVNQKDSTDFVHSKTQEVELYSKWKFLPQQTLLIGATHRTLDGDILSYGAPYNENVDSTGYYLQHQFNGDRLNTQVGVRVEDNEKYGSHTVGQIAARYQLLDKTSIYTNIGTAFKSPTLNELFNSWNGNPDLKPEESTSYEIGIDQTLPAGFKTGLSAYYTEVEDLIGSVNFGKLTNINKATYQGGEFYVGWQKDDLFAKATYSYVKPENEETHQDLNRRPRQGLTLTTGLQNEVYGISASLVAKSKSKDWDSNYRNPGYATVDINAYWNMNPHIKLFTNIQNIGDVDYKTAYQDQGYYYVNGGRLASAGVTLSY; encoded by the coding sequence ATGTCTAAGTCTTTTCAACCTACTCGTCTGGTAGGGGCTATCGCTATTGCGATGGGGTTTTCACCTGTTATTTTTGCTGAAGATACCACGAACACAACTCAGCTTGATCCAATTGTAATCACTGCCTCAAAAAGTGCTGAAAAAGCCAGTGAAGTTCCGGCGCGTATCAACATTATTGAACCAAAAGTTCTCGAACAATCCCCTATCGCTTCTTTACCACAATTATTACAAACCGATGCTTCCATTAATATGGTGCAAAGTGGCGGTATGGGACAACTTGCAGAGATTTATTTACGAGGTACAGAATCTGATCATACTCTCGTGCTACGAGATGGAATTCGACTAAATAATGCATCCTCAGGAACAGCAAGTCTTGCATTTATTGACACAACAGATATTAAACAAATTGAAGTATTGAAAGGGCCTGCCTCTGTTCTCTATGGTACTGATGCAATTGGCGGAGTAATTCAGCTCGTTTCAAAAACACCTGAAAAGAATAGAGCTTTTATCACGGGTGAAATTGGTGAGAATAAAACTTATAAATCAGTTATTGGCGCTGATTTATATGAAGATGGTTTTTATGCCCAAATTCGTGGACAACGCTTAGAGTCTGACGCAACCAAAGTAACTAATCAAAAAACCAACTCATCAGATACGGCATCATTTGATCAGAAAGGTTTTAGTACAAAGTTTGGTGTTGAACAGAAAGATTACGGTATTTCTGTTGACTATAGCCATAATGAAGGTTCAAGCCTTTATGATGCTTATACATTTAATGGTGCCTTGCTTAAACAAGACTTCGAAAATGAGATTATCAATTTACGTAGCCGTTTAAATGTAACAGATAACTTAGAATTAAATACTCGCTTATCACAATTCAAAGATGAAGTTAATCAAAAAGACTCTACTGATTTTGTTCATAGTAAAACTCAGGAAGTAGAGTTATATAGCAAATGGAAGTTTTTACCGCAGCAAACACTCTTAATTGGTGCCACCCACCGTACGTTGGATGGAGATATTCTGTCTTATGGAGCACCATACAATGAGAACGTAGACTCGACAGGGTATTATCTTCAACATCAATTCAATGGTGATAGATTAAACACTCAAGTCGGTGTTCGTGTAGAAGATAATGAAAAATATGGCTCACATACTGTTGGTCAAATTGCTGCACGTTACCAACTTTTAGATAAAACAAGTATCTATACCAATATTGGTACTGCTTTTAAATCACCAACGCTTAATGAACTTTTCAACTCATGGAATGGCAATCCAGATTTAAAACCAGAAGAAAGTACATCTTATGAAATTGGTATAGATCAAACTCTACCAGCAGGTTTTAAAACAGGTTTATCTGCTTACTATACTGAAGTTGAAGATCTTATCGGCTCAGTGAACTTTGGTAAATTAACTAATATTAATAAAGCAACTTACCAAGGTGGTGAATTTTATGTTGGTTGGCAGAAAGATGATCTTTTTGCAAAAGCAACTTATAGCTATGTCAAACCTGAAAACGAAGAGACTCATCAGGATTTAAATCGTCGCCCTCGTCAAGGATTAACCTTAACAACAGGTCTGCAAAATGAAGTTTATGGCATTAGTGCTTCGCTCGTTGCAAAATCAAAGTCGAAAGACTGGGATAGTAATTACAGGAATCCAGGTTACGCAACTGTAGATATTAATGCTTACTGGAATATGAATCCGCATATTAAATTGTTTACTAATATTCAAAATATTGGAGATGTTGATTACAAAACAGCTTATCAAGACCAAGGATACTATTACGTAAATGGTGGCCGTCTTGCATCAGCTGGTGTGACCTTAAGCTACTAA
- a CDS encoding acyl-CoA desaturase — MTSAPLKAPINWTASITLIGLPILAAIIIPIYAYYYDFSVSAWVSLFFLLALSSMGITAGYHRLWAHRAYEASLPLKILLMIGGTFAVQNSILFWASGHRTHHRHVDHVDEDPYSIERGFWYAHMGWMIRDHSPSEPDFKNAPDLLNDKLVMFQHKYYALLVVAVHVGILGLIGWATGDLWGVVLIGGLLRLIISHQVTFFINSLCHMFGKRPYTDENSARDNFWLAIATWGEGYHNYHHIFQYDYRNGVKWWQYDPTKWLIWSCSKLGLAKNLRRIPSFNIKKAELAMKFKYAEQDLAIYGHDVNADISQMKQRIAQEYEAFTHTLNDWAKLKEQELQAKKAAMAEKIHRMDHKLKVDFQLLEHRLSHHRECLETLMRSVKKNTNVVSD; from the coding sequence ATGACTTCCGCCCCACTCAAAGCCCCAATTAACTGGACCGCTAGCATTACCTTAATTGGTTTACCAATTCTTGCCGCAATCATAATCCCGATTTACGCGTATTATTATGATTTTAGTGTAAGCGCATGGGTAAGCTTATTTTTTCTTTTAGCTCTAAGTAGTATGGGGATTACTGCTGGTTATCACCGCCTGTGGGCTCACCGAGCTTATGAAGCGTCGTTACCGCTTAAAATTCTTTTAATGATCGGTGGAACTTTTGCCGTACAAAATAGTATTTTGTTCTGGGCATCTGGTCACCGTACTCACCACAGACATGTTGATCATGTCGATGAAGATCCATATTCAATTGAGCGTGGTTTTTGGTATGCCCATATGGGTTGGATGATCCGTGATCATTCGCCATCTGAGCCAGACTTTAAAAATGCACCTGACTTGCTCAATGATAAATTGGTTATGTTCCAGCATAAATACTATGCTTTACTCGTAGTTGCAGTTCATGTTGGAATTTTAGGTTTAATTGGTTGGGCAACTGGCGATTTATGGGGTGTGGTCCTCATAGGTGGTCTCTTACGATTAATCATTAGCCATCAAGTGACTTTCTTTATTAACTCACTTTGTCATATGTTTGGTAAACGTCCTTATACAGACGAAAACTCGGCACGTGATAATTTCTGGTTAGCTATCGCCACTTGGGGCGAGGGTTACCACAACTATCACCATATCTTCCAATACGATTATCGTAATGGTGTGAAATGGTGGCAATATGACCCAACAAAATGGTTGATTTGGTCTTGTTCTAAACTTGGTTTAGCTAAAAATTTACGTCGTATTCCAAGCTTTAATATTAAAAAAGCAGAACTGGCGATGAAGTTTAAATATGCCGAGCAAGATCTTGCTATCTATGGTCATGATGTAAATGCTGACATTAGTCAAATGAAACAACGTATTGCACAAGAATACGAAGCATTTACCCATACTTTAAATGATTGGGCAAAACTTAAAGAACAAGAGTTACAAGCGAAAAAAGCAGCAATGGCTGAAAAGATTCATAGAATGGATCACAAGCTTAAAGTTGATTTTCAGTTGCTTGAACACCGTTTAAGTCATCACCGTGAATGCTTAGAAACACTTATGCGTAGTGTTAAAAAGAATACCAACGTGGTGTCAGACTAA
- a CDS encoding cob(I)yrinic acid a,c-diamide adenosyltransferase — translation MGHRLSKIYTRTGDSGTTGLGDGSRVAKDDLRIAALGDVDELNAIIGVLRAQITDSQVTNKADWDKSLSLIQHWLFDLGGEVCIPNYNLLKPVCIEFLEKEIDRMNEDLPMLKEFILPSGSLTCSYAHQARAVCRRAERSLLSVQTRDQNIQTTALQLLNRLSDWLFVASRALQRAEGGQEVLWQKNINEII, via the coding sequence ATGGGACACCGTTTAAGCAAAATCTATACACGCACAGGCGACTCAGGCACAACAGGTTTAGGCGATGGTTCTCGTGTTGCCAAGGACGATTTACGAATTGCAGCACTTGGTGATGTTGATGAACTCAACGCCATTATTGGAGTACTTCGTGCTCAAATCACAGATAGCCAAGTAACTAATAAGGCTGATTGGGATAAAAGCTTAAGTCTGATTCAACATTGGCTTTTTGATTTAGGTGGAGAAGTTTGTATTCCAAACTACAATTTACTTAAGCCTGTTTGTATTGAATTTCTTGAAAAAGAAATTGACCGTATGAATGAAGACTTACCAATGCTTAAAGAGTTTATTCTGCCATCAGGCTCTTTAACTTGCAGTTATGCTCATCAAGCCCGTGCTGTTTGTCGCCGCGCAGAACGATCTCTACTGTCAGTACAAACACGTGATCAAAATATTCAAACCACGGCGCTCCAGCTTTTAAACCGCCTGTCTGACTGGTTGTTTGTTGCATCTCGTGCTTTACAACGTGCCGAGGGCGGTCAAGAAGTACTTTGGCAAAAAAATATTAATGAGATTATTTAA